From the Argentina anserina chromosome 3, drPotAnse1.1, whole genome shotgun sequence genome, the window ATCAGGGTCATGACATAATCCTAGAGCAACTAGTTCTACTTAGAGATACCATATTCCAGAAATTAGACGATCAGGGCCGGAAATTAGATGACCAGGGACGGAGATTAGACGACATGGCTACATATTTAACCACAGTGGGTTATACAGGGAGTACTCACACATCTTCTACTCCTCCAGCACCTTGATGTAGGTTTCTGTATTCATGTCAAATCAGACTGGATGAAATGTTACTATGTgtgattataaaatggtggaaAGGGATTCATATGCTCTGTTTATTAATTGATTTTTTGaacttttttctttgtatGCAAAAGAAGTGTAAATTGGATTGAAACTAGATGCAAGCAGCTGGGAACCATGTTAATTTGATGTCAGGATGTCATCTATTAGAGTCCTTGTTATAGTACTGATTttgaagattttttttattaaatacaTTTCTAGATTTATGCGTGTTATTCTTTTGTGGGCCATACGGGATGTCCAATTTTAACGGGATGTCCTAAACTCCTAATTGACCGCCTAATTGTATTGTCATGTTTCTACTGTTGATAATACTGGGTCATGGGGCTGAACCTCCTAATTGAGTCTCAAACTCTTTTGAAAAAGTTTAGCAATTAGGGCGGGGTGCCGGATTGCATGAATAAGTATGAGGGCAGAGTCGCAGAGTGCCCCACTGACTTGTTTCACAACAAAATAATAGTATGCTCGTATTCAATTTCGTATGCCATTCTCCCCGGCCATTTTCGTATTATTCCATTTTCGTATTCAATTTTCACCAACTTCTTACCGGCCATCTTCGCACTCCCATGCCCTTCTGCCAAGCCAACACTACCTCTACTCCCTTTCTTACACACGGCCCCATCTCCCATCAAACTCCCATTCCACTTATTTCTTCCCCATTAACATTTCACCTTCATTTTgtatataaaatttgccaccaTGCATCCAAAAATTAATTGCAACGTGTAGTACTGTATTTCTCTCATGAGTCCATGAAACGACGACTACAAACCAATCTACGTTTCTTCCACACTATACAAACATCACCCAGAATATCCAGATCCCctattgagaatttgagataatgaagaaataaataaattctgTTTGTAAGAAATTGGTGAATAAAGAatattagtagacatgttctTTAGTGATCTGATTTACAACTTGCAAGGAAGAACATGTACTGATCGATTAATGTATTGGGTATGGATAACTTAATCAATGTCTTTTTTCTTTATGTATAGTTTACTTAATCGCAACTAAACATTAAACAAAGACTATAATCTAAACATATACATGTCTTTGCCGCCAtatatgaacaaaaaaaactatacATTAAACAAACACAGCTGGCATTAGTTGATCGAGGTCAAGTCTTTAATCCCGTAAAGGATGATGTCTAtagcagtgaatgaacatttcGTGTTCGGTTTCAGAAAATAAGAATTGCTCTGAAAAGGTTCATCTCAGTTCAAGTATTTCTGGCTTTCTGCCTCTTCGCATTTGTGCATTATTCCCGTAATCGTCTATCGTTCGGTACATGGCCTGGTATGTACGAAGTACTAACAAATTAGGAATTTTCTTAGGTACCTCCAACATTTTAAACCTGACCAAAGCAGTATTCTTCGATCGATATACATAATACATTGTTTGTTTTAGTTTGTGTTTCTAGTATTCTAGAGAATCTGAGATATATGATTGAGGTCAATTAGTGGTATACATAtatgctagctagctagctacatGCGTCGGCTGAGAAACGATTCGTtctcatatatatacgtaATTACGTACTGAGAGAGAAAGCTATGAATTTCTCACTCTCTCACAGCCAGTCAACTACcaatcttcatcatcttcttcaatttaTGTTTTTCCTGTTTGCCTTATGATCGATGGCAAACTTTCTTTCTCAGCAAGTCAGCATTAATGTATCAACCGGTAGTGATCACATTGCTATCTCTACTGATATGCATTTACAGCAGAATCGTAACTGCCAAGAAAAGTCAATCAGCTCCAAGAATATTCCAATGAGAGCTGATGCACAACTTTCCTTCTCTTGTTCACGCTTTCTTGCAAATGTAGCCTAGGCCACTTCGTTTAAgcaatcatgcatgcatatctTTAATCTGTTAATTAGTCAAATTACAGACTAAACAATGTAGTATAGAGGTGACTTGTAACAATGGTTTTCTGCACAATCTCAGGTCAGTATTATATTATATTGCTGTAGTTGGAATTATCGAGCCAAGGGACCATGCATAGCTGTTAGCTATTAAGAGATTCAAAAATGTAACTCATACTATATTTCAAACgcaaatttgaaagaaaaacttgCCATCTCCAGTGAATGACGATGAAAAATGTAGTTCTCGTCCAGCTGTTGAGTGTTTTAGTCATTGTATGTAGTATGTACATGTAAGTGATGTAACTAGTCTAACTACTAGTTCTGTGTCTGTGCCTACTGTTTTATTCGATATAATTTGTGGATAGTGGTTGAAGTTGTTGACTTTCTAATTTCTATCACGATATATAGTTTCGCTATTAATTATGAgtatcataacatttttgttttgtgtaGACTTCAGACTTGGATTAGATATTCTATTTCTGAGACTTTGAGTCGGTGACCATGTTTTGTTCAATACTATCGATTTTGTACTCAATTCAGTCAATTGTGATGGTTACAATCCGGTGGAATGGTGGtttgatgaaaagatactgaaattatAACTCTTCAATTTCAGCGAGTATTTCCCAATAAACTATTTTTCAACGCCCGCTAGCTGATTTGATCATGTTTAGTTACTGGCTTACTTACTGCTAATAATTGAATTAAACACAGCATGATCGACGAGTTCTGTATGTATGATTGTATATGGGACCATTGTATACGCAGAAGACAAACAGAAACGACTTTTGTGCATGTGTACTAAGTCTTGGTCTTCATTTTTTAGGTGCCACTTAATTGAGCTGCTTAATATTTAATGAGTAGGGATGACCATAATCATGGTAGGTTTAGGAGATCGAAATAATATACGCATActcaattttaattatatcttCATATCCGTTTCAATTCTTGTTAGAAAATAATGAGTATTTTTTGTCCTCATACCCGTTGGAGATCCTCAATACCCGTTAAtgatattttattatattatataaaaattcatatgaaGTATAGAAAAACgtaaaaatctaaaatgaaaactaaatgtcatgatgaaattagttttttttttacattaatccAACTTAAACCAATATaagtctagttcaaaataaaataataactctaaaaaagtttttatttacataaatattaattaattaattaatattgaaacatatataatatatattttattcttattgGGTGGGGATGTGGATCAAATATTATTTCCGTCCGTTAACTAATTTCATATTTCGAATATAAGGGATCTATACATGTTCAATTAGAGTCGAATACCCGTAAATACCATACCACATGGGTAATATTGTCATAATGAGATGTCCGATGGGAGATTCGGCATAACTCTCCTTGTTCAAGCTTCAATTGCATCATTGCATGTTCCAACTTCCAAGTAAGTCTCAGCAGTCTTAGTACTTTCTAACCATAGCAATGTTGCTTTGGCGTAGTCAAGACATTGATCGATCTTAATGTTGCTAGTTCCAACTAAGAAAGACCGTCAACACTTGGGCCGGAGTCGTATCTGGGAAAGAGTTACTGCACAGTCAGCAGCGAGCATCTGGATTCTGGAATTCGATCAAAACAGGATCAACAGTCGGCAACATGATTCGGAAAGCACGTTCCGCAGTCAAAGACTTTGTTCGGCCAGTACGTCGCGCAGTCATACGTCTGGCTTTAGTAGCTGTAGGGAAGTGGGAACGGGCATTTGTGATATCCTGCATTGCAGTTGCACTGGATCCTTTGTTTCTTTACATTCTGGTAGTCGATGAGAAGAACAAGTGTCTTGCCATGGACAAGACGTTGACAACTACAGTTCTTGTCTTTCGATCACTCACGGATTTCCTTTTGCTTACCCATCTCATTGTTTTCATCTTTGGTACGGTAGACACAGATTTCGCTCCTCGAGAAGCTGCCATAAGCAAACCTGGCTACGACCAGGACTTCGACTCCGACATGGAAAATGACTCCCACTACAACTGGTTCTATGTCATTTCTCTCATTAAGTGTCTCGCTATTCTTCCCATTCCACACGTAAGAAACAACGATCTTTGTTCTATCGGTGTTGGAAAAAAGATTATTGTTGACACTACCTATAAtgtcatatacatgtcgttgTTTCTTCTTCAGGTGGCAATTCTGGTGGGCTTTTTCAGACTGAAGGGCACTGAATCCCAATTTCTAAGAAAATTCTTGAacatttctctttttctccaaTACTTGCCGAGAATTGGTCAAATGCACCTATCTAGGAATAAATTCAGCATGGCCGGAAAATGGGCTAAATTCACTAAACCAGCATTCAATTTCTTTCTGTACATCGTCGCTGGTCATGTGAGTTTTGCATCGatattcttaatttcttatgaTTTATTGATATAGCTATTATTTgtgcaaatatatatttattaagtGTATCTAGGCTGCAGCCCTTAGATAGATCTACCCCTGCTCGCAAGACGTAGTACTTAACTTTTCTTAATTCTTTTCTTTCAAAAGACACTAGGCGCCATATGGTACTTTATCGCTATTGATCGGGAAACATCATGTTGGCATCAGACATGCAGAAAGACTCCAGGATGTGAAGCTATTGCTTATAAGTGCGGTGACAGTATTACAAACAATGTGACACTCTTGAATCAGTTATGCCCCGTTAATCCCCCTAATTCCACTCTATTTCATTTTGGAATGTTCGCCGAGATCCTCGAATCCGGTAACACAGGAGCAATAGATTTTCCAACAAAGCTCTTCTATACTTTATGGTGGGGCATAAAAAATCTAAGGTAAACACGTTCTTTATTTTGGTTAATTATTACTATATGTACATTATTACGTTTCAGATTTTCAGTTAGTTATAAGTAAGAGAATAAAATTCTAACATCTCAAATTGAATTGTATTATCGTATTGGAAATATGAAACTctgttcattttttttgtttcaaaatgGTCTTACATATGAATGAGGTTAACGATAGAAGGAAATCTAGCTACCTACATCTTACATTAAGTTATGGTGCTATTTAACTATACTATCATCTCAACACACGCTTAGGCCGGCATGTGCCAATTTGGTTTGATGTgtagattttaatttttttttctattttaacaAAAAGACATAGAATATTAGCTATTACTAACCATTTATAGTAGTTGAGAGATAAGTATCTCTTCCTGACTTGGTATTCAATACGTGCAGTAATTTTGGCACAAATCTCGAGACAAGCAGCTACCTATGGGAAAATTGTTTTGCAATTCTGATCTGTCTTGTTGGTTTGCTactatttctttatttaattgGAAATGCGCAGGTTGGTATCAAACTCTATATCACTTGTCTGTTGTTCATGATTTAGGGTACTTATTTATCTTttagtatgtatatatatatagttcttcTAGCGAgagattcattttttttttgtttaaaatagATAGTTCATTTACTAACTTTTcgattatattttcacatttctACCGTTCAATTTTTAGAGTCTAATGTGTATATCacctctataaaatttcatacaAAATGGAGGTGTTTAAGACATTCAAAACTGGAAATTaaacttataaacatgaacggttcagatTTGACATATTTGGTGTGTTCATTGTTTTCACCAAGTTTGATACATTAACGATCaccattttggctgaaattttacagaggtgATCTGCACATTaaactctaaaagttgaacggtggagatatgaaaaatgtaatcgaaaagTTAGTGAATGAGCTATCTATATTTTTAAACCAAAAAAAGGATCCTCATTGGAAGGggttgtgtgtgtatatatattggttATTAACacacttaattttttttattcacacaccTTTTGAAAATGTTTTATGCTAAAAATGGGTGTGTCAATAGAGAAAGGGAAAATAGTGTGTTATTAACATAATGCATAAGAAAGTTATGGGGTGTGTCAACAGAGAAAAATggtgtgtatttttttttctttttaagaaTTGAAGGGCCCTAAAAAATAATTCTACTTTATGACTATCAAACGCCAAATTGCACCTAAGTCCGGCCCTAACAACCAAAATTACATCCACCCTCTGAAAATTGGTTTATAGTGCAGTGCAACAGACCGGAACCATTAGAAGCTTGAATAGCTGGCTATAACCAAATAGAGAGCCTACCGCATTCAATTAATAACTAGAATTTCATCGCTTATTGGTTATAACCAAATAGTCTCAggctatttttttttgttgagaaaGAGTTTGAGTATGAGTTTCTTTATTTGGTTTGAAACAGATGTATATGCAGTTGGATACTGAGTCCTCACTACGTCACGAGGAACGGAAACACAATCAGATATCGgataacaagaaaaaaatcatGCAATGGATGAAAAATGCAAACTTCCCTAATGAGGAGAGGAAAAAGTTCAAGATGGCCCTAATAGAGCATAAAGTTATGGACAAGAAGCTAGTTGATGTGGATGTGAGTTGTTTCGGAAAAGATCCTTTCCCTACGCTTTCCAACTATTCCACGCTTATAATGCAAGATTGTATGTTGGATTCTCTCGGAATAACTCAACTAAAAAAGGTACGTTCCGCAGCTCAACCAGCCAGCTTGCTAGCTAGACAATAACCTGTCCATATATAACTTTGTACTACGTACGAAAGATGTAATATAGAAGTTAATTTCACTATATATGAGCAACGCATGCAGTTACCCCAACTTAAAGATATGAAGCTGGACGATTCCCAGTTGAGACGCTTGTGCCGCTTAATGAGgccagaggtgtaccagcccAATGGCCTCGTTCTTGGAAAGCCTCAGGTTGTTGATCAGCTTTTCTTCGTCATAGACGGCGAAATGGTGATCAACGGGGAAGAAAAAACGTTTGTGAGGAAAGCGGGATACTACGGGTATAACATTCCAGACTGGGCGGTTCGTAATGCAAGGAGGTCTTATTATGAGCATAATCAGTTTGGTACTTCACATGTTAGAGCCAGTACTGCACAAAAACTAGAAGTACTTACTCTCCGGGCGTGGGACCTTCTAGAGTTTCTGGAAAGCGAGGACATTAAGCCTAACGTTGCATCCGGCACAACTATTCAGACACATCAACAGGTTTGCAATTTTCTAGCTCCTGCTTGGAGTTTTCATTCCATTCTTCGATCAATTAGTTATTTATGTTTCTGAAATTGATCAGTGACGCTAATTTTAGAATTCATTTTATtgattattttttcttcaagATCGATCATCTTCCTGGTAATCGTTCAGCCCTTTCATTTTGCTCAACGAacttctatatatatgcatgtatatatgtcgACAAAATCTTAATTATCACCTGGTCTTAGATAAACACTGAACACACGCGCGTTATCTATAGATAACGAATTGTACATCACATTCTTGATAGAAATAAGCTTCAGTAAATCATCAGATGTATTTTATTCTTTTAGTATTGGCGTTCTTAATATTCTCGAAATTGATTGATTGGCAGGACCAACCTCTTCCTGCTGCTGATGTATTAAGATGGCGATGTCCTGACACTGGCTGGTTGAAACTCAATTGTACCGCATTCTGGGATCCTAATAATAAGCATGGATGGCTTGCAACTCAGGGCTATGTTTTGAGAAGTGATACAGGTACTTTCATAATGGCTGGTAGTATAGGACCTAATAGGTTCCTGGACAGGTTTCATGCTGGAGCTCAGTGTATATATAAGGCACTCAACGCAATAATGCAAAATCTTCCTCCACGTTTGCGTGCTACTCCAATATTTGTGGAGTCCGACGACAAGCTCCTCATTGATTGGATCATGAAGCTGATGAAAGGGCCTTTGGATATAAGATACCAACTCCGTTTGATCGTTCACTCCATCATCCGTGATTGTGTTGATATGTTCCCACCTCCTAACGAAATCCGTTACAGTCATTGTCAGCCTCAAAGTAATTCAGTGGCATTTGACCTAGCACGACTTGCCTTCCGTGCCCATAATGGTGCTCATAACATCTGGAATGCGCTTACAGATTTACCTGTTGAAATAGTTAATGCCCTGAACAAGGATATGCAGCAAATAGGTACAAACGGTGAGTCGACTTCAGCTCATGCTGCTGAATATCAGGCAACTACTGATGATACTGCTGATGACTCTGATCATGTTGGCGCTGCTGATGATATCTTTAGTAGAACGATCCTTGAGTCTGGGCTggtataaaaaattatttaccaGTTAAAgcctctctgttttttttttggtcgaaaTTTTACCAGTTAAACCACTTTATCTTTGTGTGTTGTACTCTATTTAAAATAATCGTGTCGAGAGTTCCTTCATCTAACTTGATCTATCCTCTTATCAGTCTTGTCACTCCTCTAGTCATGTGTATTTATAAGTTGGACGTTGGTTTTCCTTTTTAtgattttctctattttattaTATCGTTAGTAATGAAAATCTATCAAGTTCAAACTCTGCAAGTGCAAAAATAATGAAGAACCCTAGAAAGAACATTGAACCTTAtcattgttatttgttatagAGGGGCTAGCCTATTCTAAAAGTTACAAAGATTATTCCAAAATTTATATTGTAATGATACTGGGTAATGAGGCTGAACCTCCTAATTGAGTCTCAAACAATCAATCCCTTTTAAAAAGTTTAGCAATTAAGGCGGGATGCCGGATTGCATGAATAAGTATGAGGGCAGAGACGCAGAGTGCCTCACTGACAAATAATAGTATGATAGGCATTACTATCTCCCCGGCCATTCTCGTATGCCCATTTTCGTACTCAATTTTCACCTACTAACTCCCACGCCATCTTCGCTATCCCATGCCTTTCTGCCAAGCCAACACTACCTCTGCTCCCTTTCTTACACACCGCCCCATCTCCCATCAAACTCCCATTCCGATCCGGCCACTTTTTTCTTCGCCATTAACATTTCACCTCTATTTTgtatataaaatttgccaccaTCCAAAAATTAATTGCAACGTGTAGGTAGTTCTCTC encodes:
- the LOC126787939 gene encoding cyclic nucleotide-gated ion channel 1-like — encoded protein: MIRKARSAVKDFVRPVRRAVIRLALVAVGKWERAFVISCIAVALDPLFLYILVVDEKNKCLAMDKTLTTTVLVFRSLTDFLLLTHLIVFIFGTVDTDFAPREAAISKPGYDQDFDSDMENDSHYNWFYVISLIKCLAILPIPHVAILVGFFRLKGTESQFLRKFLNISLFLQYLPRIGQMHLSRNKFSMAGKWAKFTKPAFNFFLYIVAGHTLGAIWYFIAIDRETSCWHQTCRKTPGCEAIAYKCGDSITNNVTLLNQLCPVNPPNSTLFHFGMFAEILESGNTGAIDFPTKLFYTLWWGIKNLSNFGTNLETSSYLWENCFAILICLVGLLLFLYLIGNAQMYMQLDTESSLRHEERKHNQISDNKKKIMQWMKNANFPNEERKKFKMALIEHKVMDKKLVDVDVSCFGKDPFPTLSNYSTLIMQDCMLDSLGITQLKKLPQLKDMKLDDSQLRRLCRLMRPEVYQPNGLVLGKPQVVDQLFFVIDGEMVINGEEKTFVRKAGYYGYNIPDWAVRNARRSYYEHNQFGTSHVRASTAQKLEVLTLRAWDLLEFLESEDIKPNVASGTTIQTHQQDQPLPAADVLRWRCPDTGWLKLNCTAFWDPNNKHGWLATQGYVLRSDTGTFIMAGSIGPNRFLDRFHAGAQCIYKALNAIMQNLPPRLRATPIFVESDDKLLIDWIMKLMKGPLDIRYQLRLIVHSIIRDCVDMFPPPNEIRYSHCQPQSNSVAFDLARLAFRAHNGAHNIWNALTDLPVEIVNALNKDMQQIGTNGESTSAHAAEYQATTDDTADDSDHVGAADDIFSRTILESGLV